One Mycobacteroides abscessus ATCC 19977 genomic window carries:
- a CDS encoding alpha/beta hydrolase family protein, translated as MAERVTFPSCTGPTLTGVIDRPDGAIRGWGVFSHGFTLGKDCPAAARICKQLAKDGIAMMRFDALGLGDSDGDWGDGSFTVKANDVIAACTFMAERGTPADILIGHSFGGAAVLAAARDSPGVRAVVTVGAPMDPVHAEIQYDAVVETVLAEGSATWMVGGKALTLKRAFVEDVRAADLQEKIRSLRLPLLILHSPTDNTVGIENASRIFQTARHPRSFVSLEGSNHFLFGPGEARRAGRIIGAWADAYLGD; from the coding sequence ATGGCTGAACGCGTTACGTTCCCCAGTTGCACCGGCCCCACCCTCACCGGGGTCATCGACCGGCCTGACGGGGCCATTCGGGGCTGGGGAGTCTTCTCCCACGGGTTCACACTCGGCAAGGATTGCCCTGCCGCGGCGCGCATATGCAAGCAATTGGCCAAGGACGGCATCGCGATGATGCGATTCGACGCTCTGGGGCTCGGCGATTCCGACGGCGACTGGGGCGACGGGTCATTCACCGTGAAAGCGAACGACGTTATTGCGGCATGCACATTTATGGCCGAGCGCGGCACCCCGGCCGACATTCTCATCGGGCATTCCTTCGGTGGGGCCGCGGTGCTGGCGGCCGCGCGGGACTCCCCCGGTGTGCGCGCCGTCGTCACCGTCGGGGCGCCGATGGACCCCGTCCATGCCGAAATCCAGTACGACGCCGTGGTCGAGACGGTGCTCGCCGAGGGCAGCGCCACCTGGATGGTCGGCGGCAAAGCGCTCACGCTGAAACGTGCCTTCGTCGAGGATGTCCGCGCCGCCGATCTACAGGAAAAAATCCGGAGCCTGCGCCTGCCGCTGCTGATCCTGCACTCGCCCACGGACAACACCGTGGGCATCGAGAACGCCAGCCGGATCTTCCAGACCGCACGGCACCCGCGCAGCTTTGTCTCCCTGGAGGGTTCCAACCACTTTCTGTTCGGGCCCGGAGAAGCGCGCCGTGCGGGACGGATCATCGGGGCGTGGGCCGACGCGTACCTGGGCGACTGA
- a CDS encoding DUF5642 family protein, with translation MNRSLTVFGTVVLTGGMLLACSNNDKKDESAGTSASSSAATSTAAASTFDIAKIDAIKDQFPAGYTVEVQPKTTVTQQMLDQMKGIFDKATFTPQECADKMLGAFPQVTGTTMQGVTGAKDGADPMSKTMIIAAAMETVNPIPADTTGGACDKFTLSIAGMAEGTGEKIDAPAIDGVQTTGTSTSIKISAPGMEKEMAQVAYSAQLDDHHAISVSGMGDVDRNDLSDVFVKAVNAVKG, from the coding sequence ATGAATCGTTCATTGACCGTTTTCGGCACTGTGGTGTTGACCGGCGGGATGTTGCTGGCGTGTTCGAACAATGACAAGAAGGACGAGTCCGCCGGCACGTCGGCCAGCAGCAGCGCCGCCACCTCGACGGCCGCGGCCAGCACCTTCGACATTGCGAAGATCGACGCCATCAAGGATCAGTTCCCCGCCGGATACACCGTCGAGGTACAGCCCAAGACCACGGTGACCCAGCAGATGCTCGATCAGATGAAGGGCATCTTCGACAAAGCCACCTTCACCCCGCAAGAGTGCGCCGACAAGATGCTGGGCGCCTTCCCGCAGGTGACCGGGACGACGATGCAGGGCGTCACCGGCGCCAAGGACGGCGCGGATCCGATGTCCAAGACCATGATCATCGCCGCGGCGATGGAGACGGTCAACCCGATCCCCGCCGATACCACCGGCGGCGCCTGCGACAAGTTCACCCTGTCGATCGCCGGCATGGCAGAGGGCACCGGCGAGAAGATCGACGCACCCGCCATTGACGGTGTGCAGACGACCGGCACCTCCACGAGCATCAAGATCAGCGCGCCCGGCATGGAAAAGGAGATGGCGCAGGTGGCCTACTCCGCTCAGCTCGACGACCACCACGCCATCTCGGTGTCAGGCATGGGCGATGTCGACCGCAACGACCTCTCCGATGTCTTCGTGAAGGCCGTCAACGCCGTTAAGGGATAG
- a CDS encoding VIT1/CCC1 transporter family protein: MAIDGSTGSAELPHEFDHTHPDVSGGWLRAATFGAMDGLVTNTALVAGVGASGLDAHAIVLTGAASLVAGAFSMALGEFTSVSTSNSQIEHEASVERRAIQLHPDAEKQELISMLGDIGLSPQTAAAAADEIHRDENTAVTIHLTRELGINPNETPSPWVAALSSFVTFSVGAVVPLIPFLLGFASLLAGLICGGVGLLIAGWVAGSFTSRPRWLSALRQLTFGAIAIGATYLIGHLIGVAVN, encoded by the coding sequence GTGGCAATCGACGGCTCTACGGGATCTGCCGAACTACCGCATGAATTTGACCACACGCACCCCGACGTGTCCGGGGGATGGTTGCGTGCGGCCACGTTCGGCGCCATGGACGGGCTGGTAACCAACACTGCTCTGGTTGCGGGTGTGGGTGCCAGCGGGCTGGACGCGCACGCGATCGTGCTGACCGGCGCCGCCAGTCTGGTGGCGGGTGCGTTCTCGATGGCGCTGGGCGAGTTCACGTCGGTATCGACGTCCAATTCGCAGATCGAGCACGAGGCGAGCGTGGAACGCCGCGCCATCCAGCTGCACCCCGACGCCGAGAAGCAGGAGCTGATCTCCATGCTCGGCGATATTGGGCTCTCCCCGCAGACCGCGGCGGCGGCGGCCGACGAGATCCACCGGGACGAGAACACCGCGGTGACGATCCACCTCACCCGCGAGCTTGGTATCAATCCCAACGAGACCCCGTCGCCGTGGGTGGCCGCCCTCTCGTCGTTCGTGACGTTCTCGGTGGGCGCGGTGGTGCCGTTGATTCCATTCCTGCTGGGATTCGCCTCACTGCTGGCGGGGTTGATCTGTGGCGGCGTGGGCCTGCTCATCGCCGGCTGGGTGGCCGGAAGTTTCACCTCGCGGCCACGGTGGCTGAGCGCGTTGCGGCAGTTGACATTCGGTGCCATCGCGATCGGGGCCACCTACCTGATAGGCCACCTGATCGGCGTCGCGGTGAATTAA
- a CDS encoding ABC transporter ATP-binding protein gives MKPDELAQAAVMAALTAAMVIVGIALPILGAVQLLGAVPMGLLGYRYRIRVLLAAAVAGGVIAFLLAGLGGFIAMCQCVYIGGLTGVVRRRGHGMPLLTVIGVICSAIIAALAVGALTLLNRMRTLLFDALRASLEGLFKMIGHIPHLEAVGVNATSAIDYAMRNWMWFIGGIVFTFVLLNTMFGWWVLSRVIRRLSVIPDVHQLDPPAVAGAVGPVPARLHEVRFRYPRGESDALAPLSMNIDVGEHVAITGPNGSGKSTLMRILAGREPTSGQIERPGSVGLGAIGGTAIVMQHPESQVLGTKVADDVVWGLPADHKVDIGGLLREVGLEGMAEHSTSSLSGGELQRLAVASALARDPALLVADEITSMVDPQGRQDLLGVLSRLTQQHRMSLVHITHFQSEAAAADREVALRAVNGKAARTAIQTVPVPATSAARPDNESPVVLEFDSVGHEYASGTPWAKTALRDVSLAVHEGDGVLIHGGNGSGKSTFAWIAAGLTKPTTGQCLLDGRPVSDQVGSVAISFQAARLQLLRSRVDYEIASAAGFSARDTDRVVRALASVGLEPDLATRPIDQLSGGQMRRVVLAGLLARSPRALILDEPLAGLDAEAQAGLLRLLVEVRERERLTIVVISHDFDGMQELCPRTVHLQSGVLLPEAVGSGRRG, from the coding sequence TTGAAGCCCGATGAATTGGCTCAGGCGGCCGTCATGGCCGCGCTCACCGCGGCCATGGTCATCGTCGGAATCGCCCTGCCGATCCTCGGTGCCGTGCAACTGCTCGGTGCCGTGCCCATGGGTCTCCTGGGCTATCGCTACCGCATCCGCGTGCTGCTGGCCGCCGCCGTGGCCGGGGGAGTCATCGCGTTCCTGCTGGCCGGTCTCGGCGGATTCATCGCCATGTGCCAGTGCGTCTATATCGGGGGCCTGACGGGCGTGGTGCGCCGCCGCGGTCACGGCATGCCGCTGCTGACCGTGATCGGGGTGATCTGTAGTGCGATCATCGCGGCGCTGGCGGTGGGTGCGCTGACGCTGCTGAACCGGATGCGCACCCTGCTTTTCGACGCGCTGCGCGCCTCGCTGGAGGGCCTGTTCAAGATGATCGGGCACATCCCGCATCTGGAGGCGGTGGGTGTGAACGCGACAAGCGCCATCGACTACGCGATGCGCAACTGGATGTGGTTTATCGGCGGCATCGTCTTCACGTTCGTGCTGCTGAATACGATGTTCGGCTGGTGGGTGCTCTCCCGGGTGATTCGGCGCCTATCGGTGATTCCGGATGTGCACCAGCTCGATCCGCCCGCGGTCGCGGGAGCGGTGGGCCCGGTGCCGGCCCGCCTGCATGAGGTGAGATTCCGCTATCCGCGTGGTGAATCCGATGCGCTGGCACCGCTTTCTATGAATATCGACGTCGGCGAGCACGTCGCGATCACCGGGCCCAACGGCTCTGGTAAGAGCACGCTGATGCGCATCCTGGCCGGCCGCGAACCCACGTCAGGTCAGATCGAGCGGCCGGGCTCGGTGGGCCTGGGTGCCATCGGCGGCACCGCAATCGTCATGCAGCACCCGGAAAGTCAGGTACTGGGCACCAAGGTCGCCGACGACGTCGTGTGGGGCCTGCCCGCCGACCACAAGGTCGATATCGGCGGTCTGCTGCGTGAGGTCGGTCTGGAAGGGATGGCGGAGCACAGCACCTCCTCGCTCTCCGGTGGCGAGCTGCAACGCCTGGCGGTGGCCTCGGCCCTGGCCCGCGACCCCGCGCTGTTGGTGGCCGACGAGATCACCAGTATGGTCGACCCGCAGGGTCGTCAGGATCTGCTGGGGGTGTTGTCCCGGCTCACCCAGCAGCACCGAATGTCCTTGGTGCACATCACACATTTCCAGTCCGAGGCCGCGGCTGCCGATCGCGAGGTGGCCCTGCGCGCGGTCAACGGCAAGGCGGCGCGCACCGCGATCCAGACCGTGCCGGTGCCGGCGACCTCGGCCGCGCGGCCCGATAACGAGTCGCCGGTGGTGCTCGAGTTCGATTCCGTGGGGCACGAGTACGCCAGCGGCACACCCTGGGCCAAAACAGCATTGCGCGATGTCTCGTTGGCCGTCCACGAGGGCGACGGGGTACTCATCCACGGCGGCAACGGTTCGGGTAAGTCCACGTTCGCGTGGATCGCGGCCGGGTTGACCAAACCCACGACGGGTCAGTGCCTGCTCGACGGCCGTCCGGTGTCCGATCAGGTGGGGTCGGTGGCAATCAGCTTCCAGGCCGCCCGGTTACAGCTGCTGCGCAGCCGCGTCGACTATGAAATTGCTTCGGCAGCAGGATTTTCGGCCCGAGACACTGATCGGGTGGTGCGGGCCCTGGCCAGTGTGGGGCTCGAGCCCGATCTTGCCACGCGCCCCATCGATCAGCTCAGCGGCGGTCAGATGCGCCGCGTGGTGCTGGCCGGGTTGCTGGCGCGCTCGCCGCGCGCGCTGATTCTCGATGAACCGCTGGCGGGGCTGGACGCCGAAGCGCAGGCGGGCCTGCTGCGGCTGCTGGTCGAGGTGCGCGAGCGCGAGCGGCTCACCATCGTGGTCATCTCGCACGACTTTGACGGCATGCAGGAGCTGTGTCCGCGCACCGTGCATCTGCAGTCCGGTGTGCTGCTGCCCGAAGCGGTGGGGTCGGGGAGACGCGGATGA